A genomic segment from Corylus avellana chromosome ca5, CavTom2PMs-1.0 encodes:
- the LOC132183331 gene encoding uncharacterized protein LOC132183331, whose translation MEANRKRRGFLKGKLMSFNRAAPKPSSTVQYTSKVKPSQSSPSTASVGFLFQPKQKVSFIVPAADSSQYENLYGVAADDAIDMKAGIFISSVQERFKLERVNSERVNQCQDVQ comes from the coding sequence atgGAAGCAAACCGGAAGCGTAGAGGGTTCCTCAAGGGGAAGCTGATGTCATTCAATAGAGCAGCACCCAAGCCTTCCTCGACTGTGCAATACACCAGCAAGGTAAAGCCGAGCCAGTCTTCTCCTTCAACTGCCTCAGTAGGATTCCTGTTCCAGCCCAAACAGAAGGTGTCTTTTATAGTGCCGGCCGCCGATAGCAGCCAATATGAAAACCTCTATGGCGTGGCTGCTGACGACGCCATCGATATGAAGGctggaatttttatttcttctgtcCAAGAACGTTTCAAGCTTGAACGAGTCAACTCGGAGCGAGTCAACCAGTGTCAGGATGTGCAGTAG
- the LOC132182590 gene encoding uncharacterized protein LOC132182590, giving the protein MALTNFILTVAGVSAVILLLRSDVKQSAAVFRRNVKQIRHWLEEESASASKAAGKATPKELESKVPPKDIPKEDKH; this is encoded by the exons ATGGCGTTGACGAATTTCATACTCACGGTGGCCGGTGTTAGCGCCGTGATTCTGCTGCTAAGGAGCGACGTCAAGCAATCGGCGGCGGTCTTCAGGCGCAACGTCAAGCAAATCCGCCACTGGCTTGAAGAAGAATCGGCCTCTGCCTCCAA GGCAGCAGGGAAGGCTACTCCCAAGGAACTTGAATCAAAGGTTCCTCCAAAAGACATTCCCAAGGAGGACAAGCACTGA
- the LOC132181242 gene encoding squamosa promoter-binding-like protein 18, with product MDWDWKDLGWDSIELEEKEDSSLAGLVGSSGFMVDLKLGRISDMEQERSADGLKDQGGSTMVSSPSGPSKRTRVLSGTQNFSCLVDGCKADLNMCREYHRRHRVCERHSKTPVVIVGGKEQRFCQQCSRFHSLGEFDDAKRSCRKRLDGHNMRRRKSQPEPLYLSSEHFLSNYKGPRILQFSSPQIYATTTMRSSRPGIARSEAEAMIYNHHHRRLPITDGHSPPNSFAFIYNEENKLFSFLQENGPKGGNYQAASEASVYHPLPNSIASSEIERGGHNMLSAAAAAGGITQSIDLGCALYLLSSHPTQTSARSLSHLVQSSVSHPIQSLDSGQQSNGVAQYSCSHGIKDKPSAGLVFVPDANETNIYCSGMFQGALDALLEG from the exons ATGGACTGGGACTGGAAGGACCTCGGATGGGATTCAATTGAGTTGGAGGAAAAGGAGGATAGCAGCCTTGCAGGCCTTGTTGGCTCCAGTGGATTTATGGTGGACTTGAAGCTCGGTAGGATATCTGATATGGAACAAGAGAGATCTGCAGATGGGTTGAAGGACCAAGGGGGCTCAACAATGGTGTCATCACCTTCAGGGCCATCTAAAAGGACACGTGTGCTCAGTGGGACTCAAAATTTTTCATGCTTAGTTGATGGATGCAAGGCAGACCTCAATATGTGCAGAGAGTATCATCGCCGCCACAGGGTTTGCGAGCGCCACTCGAAGACCCCAGTGGTGATTGTAGGGGGCAAAGAGCAGCGCTTCTGCCAACAATGTAGCAG ATTCCATTCCCTGGGGGAGTTTGATGATGCGAAGAGAAGCTGCAGGAAACGCCTTGATGGACACAACATGCGCAGGAGAAAATCTCAGCCTGAACCCCTTTACCTCAGTTCTGAGCACTTTCTGTCCAATTACAAAG GCCCTAGAATCTTGCAATTCAGTAGTCCACAGATATATGCAACTACTACTATGAGAAGTAGCCGGCCTGGGATTGCCAGAAGTGAAGCAGAAGCTATGATTTATAATCATCATCACCGACGCTTGCCTATTACTGATGGACACAGTCCTCCCAATTCCTTTGCCTTCATCTACAATGAGGAGAATAAACTGTTCTCTTTCTTACAGGAAAATGGCCCTAAAGGAGGCAATTATCAAGCAGCTTCTGAGGCTTCTGTCTACCACCCACTTCCTAATAGCATTGCTTCATCAGAAATTGAAAGGGGCGGCCATAATATGTTATCGGCGGCCGCCGCTGCCGGCGGTATAACACAATCCATTGACTTGGGTTGTGCTCTCTATCTTCTGTCATCACATCCAACACAAACTTCAGCAAGAAGTTTGAGCCACTTGGTGCAGTCCAGTGTGAGCCATCCAATTCAATCCTTGGACTCAGGACAGCAATCTAATGGAGTGGCTCAGTACTCCTGCTCTCATGGCATAAAAGACAAGCCTTCTGCAGGCCTAGTTTTTGTTCCTGATGCCAATGAAACCAACATATATTGCAGTGGAATGTTTCAAGGGGCGCTTGATGCGTTGTTGGAAGGTTAG
- the LOC132183122 gene encoding probable WRKY transcription factor 75, giving the protein MEKYQMFFPSSSAGQSSNYDPFSRNMEISNVFHNSHGECSRAEANKQFSHSGSFAGDDDQSGVKAPGKKKVAEKKIRKPRYAFQTRSQVDILDDGYRWRKYGQKAVKNNKFPRSYYRCTYQGCNVKKQVQRLTKDEGIVVTTYEGVHTHPIEKPTDNFEHILSQMHIYAPF; this is encoded by the exons ATGGAGAAGTACCAAATGTTTTTCCCTTCTTCGTCTGCAGGGCAGTCAAGTAATTACGATCCCTTCTCAAGAAACATGGAAATCTCTAATGTTTTTCATAATTCTCATGGGGAGTGTTCGAGAGCAGAAGCTAATAAACAGTTTTCTCATAGTGGAAGCTTTGCTGGGGATGATGATCAAAGTGGGGTGAAAGCACCAGGAAAGAAGAAGGTGGCGGAGAAGAAGATTAGGAAGCCTAGATATGCTTTTCAAACAAGGAGTCAGGTTGACATACTTGATGATGGCTATAGGTGGAGGAAATATGGCCAAAAGGCAGTAAAGAACAACAAATTTCCGAG AAGCTACTATCGGTGTACGTATCAAGGATGCAATGTAAAGAAGCAAGTTCAACGCCTAACCAAAGATGAAGGCATTGTAGTGACTACTTATGAAGGGGTGCACACCCATCCGATAGAGAAGCCAACTGATAATTTTGAACATATCTTGAGTCAGATGCATATTTATGCTCCTTTTTGA